From Pseudomonas fluorescens, one genomic window encodes:
- a CDS encoding TDT family transporter — protein sequence MHTIHNSRIISRPLSQLQHPREVIRQFTPNWFAATMGTGVLALALAQLPVRIPGLHAVAEGLWLFNIALFVLFSVLYTARWVMFFDEARRIFGHSTVSMFFGTIPMGLATIINGLLVFGVPRWGQGVVSLAEILWWLDVAMSLACGVLIPYMMFTRQEHSIDQMTAVWLLPVVAAEVAAASGGLLAPHLADAHGQLVMLTTSYVLWAFSLPVAVSILTILLLRMALHKLPHENMAASSWLALGPIGTGALGMLVLGADAPAIFAANGMPGIGEVAAGIGLIAGITLWGFGLWWMLMAVLITLRYLRDGIPFNLGWWGFTFPLGVFSLTTLKLASTLNLSFFSLFGTLLVALLAIMWMIVSKRTVQGAWRGELFVSPCIAGLKK from the coding sequence GTGCACACCATCCATAACAGCAGAATCATCAGCCGGCCATTGAGCCAACTGCAGCATCCGCGTGAAGTCATTCGCCAATTCACGCCCAACTGGTTCGCCGCCACCATGGGCACCGGGGTGCTGGCGCTAGCGCTGGCCCAATTACCGGTGCGCATTCCCGGACTGCACGCTGTCGCCGAGGGGTTGTGGCTGTTCAATATCGCCCTGTTCGTGCTGTTCAGTGTGCTGTACACCGCGCGCTGGGTGATGTTCTTCGACGAGGCGCGGCGGATCTTCGGGCACTCCACTGTCTCGATGTTCTTCGGCACCATTCCCATGGGGCTGGCGACCATCATCAACGGCCTGCTGGTGTTCGGCGTGCCGCGTTGGGGGCAGGGCGTGGTATCGCTCGCCGAAATCCTCTGGTGGCTGGACGTGGCCATGTCCCTGGCTTGCGGCGTGCTGATTCCGTACATGATGTTCACCCGTCAGGAGCACAGCATCGACCAGATGACCGCCGTCTGGCTGTTGCCCGTGGTGGCGGCGGAAGTCGCGGCGGCCAGCGGCGGCCTGCTTGCCCCTCATCTGGCTGACGCTCATGGGCAGTTAGTGATGCTGACCACCAGCTATGTGCTATGGGCGTTCTCGCTGCCGGTGGCGGTGAGCATTCTGACCATCCTCTTGCTGCGCATGGCCTTGCACAAATTGCCCCATGAAAACATGGCAGCCTCAAGCTGGCTGGCACTGGGGCCAATCGGTACCGGAGCCTTGGGCATGCTGGTGCTGGGCGCCGATGCACCGGCGATCTTTGCCGCCAACGGCATGCCTGGTATTGGCGAGGTGGCAGCGGGGATCGGCCTGATCGCCGGGATCACCCTGTGGGGCTTCGGCCTGTGGTGGATGCTGATGGCGGTGCTGATCACCCTGCGCTACCTGCGTGATGGCATTCCGTTCAATCTCGGCTGGTGGGGCTTTACCTTCCCGCTTGGGGTGTTCTCGCTGACCACCCTGAAGCTGGCCAGTACCCTGAACCTGAGCTTCTTCAGCCTGTTTGGCACGCTGCTGGTGGCGCTGCTGGCGATCATGTGGATGATCGTTTCCAAGCGCACCGTGCAGGGCGCCTGGCGTGGTGAGTTGTTCGTATCGCCATGCATCGCCGGGTTAAAGAAATAA
- a CDS encoding cupin, translated as MKIIRSKSFTGERAWAALDIANMNGITTRLHWTDQPYKWHVNDGQEVFVVLDGQVRMHYREEGVEQVALLEVGDIFYATVGTEHVAHPQGVARILVVETEGSV; from the coding sequence ATGAAGATTATCCGCAGCAAATCCTTTACGGGTGAGCGTGCCTGGGCCGCGCTGGATATTGCCAATATGAACGGGATTACCACCCGCCTGCACTGGACCGATCAGCCCTACAAATGGCACGTCAACGATGGCCAGGAAGTGTTCGTGGTGCTCGATGGACAGGTGCGGATGCATTACCGGGAGGAGGGCGTTGAACAGGTTGCCTTGCTGGAAGTCGGCGATATTTTTTATGCCACCGTCGGCACAGAGCATGTGGCCCACCCCCAAGGGGTGGCGCGGATCCTGGTGGTCGAGACGGAGGGCAGTGTGTAG
- a CDS encoding hybrid sensor histidine kinase/response regulator, with product MSLSSGLIAAVALAYMAIMFAIAFYGDRRSTPLPPRMRAWVYSLSLAVYCTSWTFFGAVGQAAEQLWSFLPIYLGPILLLVLAPWVLQKMVMISKQENITSIADFIAARYGKSQSLAVVVALICLVGVLPYIALQLKGIVLGVNLLIGAGADAMGTRAQDTALIVSLILALFTIVFGTRNLDATEHHRGMVLAIAFESLVKLFAFLAVGAFVTYGLYDGFDDLFDQAMLAPRLEQYWKETINWPSMVVQTGVAMMAIICLPRQFHVTVVENIEPQDLRLAKWVFPAYLALAALFVVPIALAGQMLLPSSVLPDSFVISLPLAQAHPALALLAFIGGASAATGMVIVASVALSTMVSNDMLLPWLLRRKNAERPFEVFRHWMLSVRRVSIVVILLLAYVAYRLLGSTASLATIGQIAFAAVTQLAPAMLGALYWKQANRRGVFAGLAAGTFLWFYTLILPIAAHSMGWSLSSFPGLGWLHSNPLNLPITPLTQGVVLSLAGNFTLFAWVSVLSRTRVSEHWQAGRFIGQEISARPSARSMLAVQIDDLLQLAARFVGEERARQSFIRFAYRQGKGFNPNQNADNEWIAHTERLLAGVLGASSTRAVVKAAIEGREMQLEDVVRIADEASEVLQFNRALLQGAIENITQGISVVDQSLKLVAWNRRYLELFDYPDGLISVGRPIADIIRHNAERGLCGPGEAQVHVARRLHWMRQGRAHTSERLFPNGRVIELIGNPMPGGGFVMSFTDITAFREAEQALTEANEGLERRVAERTHELSQLNVALTEAKGTAEAANQSKTRFLAAVSHDLMQPLNAARLFSAALSHRDDDLSDESRQLVQHLDSSLRSAEDLISDLLDISRLENGKINPDRKPFELNELFDTLGAEFKALAQEQGLKFRVRGSRLRVDSDAKLLRRVLQNFLTNAFRYAKGPVLLGVRRQGEHLSLEVWDRGPGIPEDKRQVIFEEFKRLDSHQTRAEKGLGLGLAIADGLCRVLGHPLQVRSWPGRGSVFSVSVPLARAQTAATGKVSEANGQPLTGAQVLCVDNEDSILIGMNSLLSRWGCQVHTARNRAECAALLNDGVRPQLALVDYHLDEGETGTALMAWLRTQLGEPVPGVVISADGRPERIAQVHAAGLDYLPKPVKPAALRALLSRHLPL from the coding sequence ATGTCGCTGTCCAGCGGGCTGATTGCCGCCGTCGCCCTGGCCTATATGGCCATCATGTTCGCTATCGCTTTCTACGGTGATCGGCGCAGCACCCCGCTGCCACCGCGCATGCGCGCCTGGGTGTACAGCCTGTCGCTGGCCGTCTATTGCACCAGCTGGACCTTCTTCGGCGCGGTGGGCCAGGCTGCCGAGCAACTCTGGTCATTTCTACCGATTTACCTCGGACCGATCCTGCTGCTGGTGCTGGCACCCTGGGTCCTGCAAAAGATGGTGATGATCAGCAAACAGGAAAACATCACCTCGATTGCCGACTTCATCGCTGCCCGCTACGGCAAATCCCAATCGTTGGCGGTGGTGGTGGCGTTGATCTGCCTGGTCGGCGTCCTGCCCTACATCGCCCTGCAACTCAAGGGCATCGTCCTCGGGGTGAACCTGTTGATCGGCGCCGGAGCCGACGCCATGGGCACCCGCGCCCAGGACACGGCGCTGATTGTGTCGCTGATTCTGGCGCTGTTCACCATTGTCTTCGGCACGCGCAACCTAGATGCCACCGAGCACCACCGGGGCATGGTACTGGCGATCGCTTTCGAGTCGCTGGTCAAGTTGTTCGCCTTTCTCGCAGTCGGCGCGTTCGTCACCTACGGCCTGTATGACGGCTTCGACGACCTGTTCGACCAGGCGATGCTTGCCCCGCGCTTGGAGCAATACTGGAAAGAAACCATCAACTGGCCCTCGATGGTGGTGCAGACCGGGGTTGCCATGATGGCTATCATTTGTCTGCCCCGACAGTTCCACGTCACCGTGGTGGAGAACATCGAACCCCAAGACCTGCGCCTGGCGAAATGGGTATTCCCTGCTTATCTGGCACTGGCGGCGCTGTTCGTGGTGCCCATTGCCCTGGCCGGGCAAATGCTGCTGCCCAGTTCGGTCCTGCCCGACTCATTCGTGATCAGCCTGCCCCTGGCCCAGGCGCATCCGGCCCTGGCGTTGCTGGCTTTTATCGGTGGCGCCTCAGCCGCGACCGGCATGGTGATCGTCGCCAGTGTTGCGCTGTCGACCATGGTCTCCAACGACATGCTGCTGCCCTGGCTGCTGCGGCGCAAAAATGCCGAGCGACCGTTCGAAGTGTTCCGCCACTGGATGCTCTCGGTACGCCGCGTCAGCATCGTAGTCATCCTGCTGCTGGCGTATGTCGCCTATCGCCTGCTCGGTTCCACCGCCAGCCTCGCCACCATTGGTCAAATCGCCTTCGCCGCGGTGACCCAACTGGCACCCGCGATGCTCGGCGCGCTGTATTGGAAACAGGCTAACCGCCGCGGTGTCTTCGCCGGCCTCGCCGCCGGTACCTTCCTCTGGTTCTACACCCTGATCCTGCCGATTGCCGCCCACAGCATGGGCTGGTCACTGAGCAGTTTCCCCGGCCTCGGCTGGTTGCACAGCAATCCGCTGAACCTGCCGATCACCCCGTTGACCCAAGGCGTGGTGCTGTCACTGGCCGGTAACTTCACCCTGTTTGCCTGGGTTTCGGTGCTGTCGCGCACCCGCGTCTCGGAGCACTGGCAGGCCGGTCGCTTTATCGGCCAGGAAATCAGCGCGCGGCCCAGTGCCCGTTCGATGCTGGCGGTGCAGATCGATGACCTGCTGCAACTGGCGGCACGTTTTGTCGGTGAAGAGCGCGCCCGGCAGAGCTTCATTCGTTTCGCCTATCGCCAGGGCAAGGGCTTCAACCCGAACCAGAATGCCGACAACGAATGGATCGCCCATACCGAACGCCTGCTGGCCGGGGTGCTTGGCGCTTCTTCCACCCGCGCCGTGGTGAAAGCGGCTATCGAAGGGCGGGAAATGCAGCTTGAGGATGTCGTCCGCATCGCCGACGAAGCGTCGGAAGTGTTGCAGTTCAACCGCGCCTTGCTGCAAGGCGCGATTGAAAACATCACCCAGGGCATCAGCGTGGTCGACCAGTCGCTGAAGCTGGTGGCCTGGAACCGCCGTTACCTGGAACTGTTCGACTACCCGGACGGCTTGATCAGCGTCGGCCGGCCGATCGCCGACATCATCCGCCACAATGCCGAACGCGGCCTGTGCGGCCCCGGGGAAGCCCAGGTGCATGTCGCACGCCGCCTGCATTGGATGCGCCAGGGACGGGCCCACACTTCCGAACGACTTTTCCCCAACGGCCGGGTGATCGAGCTGATCGGTAATCCGATGCCCGGCGGCGGTTTCGTCATGAGTTTCACCGACATTACTGCGTTCCGCGAAGCCGAGCAGGCGCTGACTGAGGCCAATGAAGGATTGGAGCGCCGAGTCGCCGAGCGCACTCATGAGCTGTCGCAATTGAATGTCGCCCTGACCGAAGCCAAAGGCACCGCAGAAGCCGCCAACCAGTCGAAAACCCGTTTCCTTGCTGCGGTCAGCCATGACTTGATGCAGCCGCTGAACGCTGCGCGTCTGTTCTCGGCCGCCCTCTCCCATCGCGACGACGACCTGTCGGACGAGTCCCGGCAACTGGTGCAACACCTGGACAGCTCACTGCGTTCGGCCGAAGACTTGATCAGCGACCTGCTGGACATCTCGCGCCTGGAGAACGGCAAGATCAATCCGGACCGCAAGCCATTCGAGCTCAACGAGCTGTTCGACACCCTGGGCGCCGAGTTCAAGGCGCTGGCCCAGGAGCAAGGATTGAAGTTCCGGGTGCGCGGCAGCCGCCTGCGCGTTGACAGTGATGCCAAGCTGTTGCGCCGGGTCTTGCAGAATTTTCTCACCAACGCGTTCCGTTATGCCAAAGGGCCTGTTCTGCTCGGCGTGCGGCGCCAGGGCGAACACCTGAGCCTGGAAGTCTGGGACCGTGGGCCGGGCATTCCGGAAGACAAGCGCCAGGTGATTTTCGAAGAGTTCAAGCGCTTGGACAGCCACCAGACTCGCGCCGAGAAAGGCCTGGGCCTGGGTCTGGCGATTGCCGATGGCTTGTGTCGGGTACTCGGTCACCCACTGCAAGTGCGCTCCTGGCCGGGCCGGGGCAGCGTGTTCAGCGTCAGCGTGCCGCTGGCCCGCGCGCAAACCGCCGCAACGGGAAAAGTCAGCGAAGCGAACGGACAACCACTGACCGGCGCGCAAGTGCTCTGCGTCGATAACGAAGACAGCATTCTGATTGGCATGAACAGCCTGCTCAGCCGCTGGGGCTGTCAGGTGCACACCGCCCGCAACCGTGCCGAATGCGCGGCCCTGCTCAACGATGGCGTGCGCCCGCAACTGGCGCTGGTCGACTACCACCTCGACGAGGGCGAAACCGGCACTGCGCTGATGGCCTGGCTGCGCACCCAGCTCGGCGAGCCAGTGCCCGGCGTGGTGATCAGCGCCGACGGGCGACCCGAGCGCATCGCCCAAGTGCATGCAGCCGGCCTGGATTATTTGCCCAAGCCGGTGAAACCGGCTGCCTTGCGCGCCTTGTTGAGTCGGCACCTGCCGCTGTAG
- the rmuC gene encoding DNA recombination protein RmuC, with translation MLEERLATAQLAQDGLNAQLDACRDEISDLGQANASKQADLAAVRREVELLQIERDNARDAAHAWNLERNSKEIELRRLDAQAASLNAELREQQESHQQRLNDLQGSRDELRAQFAELAGKIFDEREQRFAETSQQRLGQLLDPLKERIQSFEKRVEESYQAEARERFSLAKELERLQQLNLRLSDEATNLTRALKGQKTQGNWGELILERVLEHAGLEKGREYQTQVSLKGPDGERFQPDVLIYLPGDKQVVVDSKVSLTAYQQYVAADDAAIGQAALKQHVQSLRNHVKGLSDKDYKRLDGLHSLDFVLLFVPIEAAFSAALQAEPNLFQEAFDRHIVIVSPTTLLATLRVIDSLWKQERQSQNAREIAERAGWLYDKFVLFIQDLDEVGNRLQQLDKAYSAARNKLTEGRGNLVSRSEQLKLLGARASKSLPADLLERAMTDVDGLAELPE, from the coding sequence CTGCTGGAGGAGCGCCTGGCGACCGCCCAGTTGGCGCAGGACGGGCTGAATGCCCAGCTCGATGCCTGTCGCGACGAAATCAGCGACCTCGGGCAAGCCAATGCCAGCAAGCAGGCAGACCTCGCTGCCGTCCGCCGGGAGGTCGAGTTGCTGCAGATCGAACGTGATAACGCTCGTGACGCCGCCCATGCCTGGAACCTCGAGCGCAACAGCAAGGAGATTGAGTTGCGCCGGCTGGACGCCCAGGCGGCGTCGCTCAATGCCGAGTTGCGCGAGCAGCAGGAAAGCCATCAACAGCGCCTCAACGACCTGCAAGGCTCGCGGGACGAGCTGCGCGCGCAATTCGCCGAACTGGCCGGGAAGATCTTCGATGAGCGTGAGCAACGCTTCGCCGAGACCAGCCAACAGCGTCTGGGGCAATTGCTCGATCCGCTGAAAGAACGCATTCAATCGTTCGAAAAGCGCGTCGAGGAAAGTTATCAGGCCGAGGCGCGCGAGCGTTTTTCCCTGGCCAAGGAGCTGGAGCGCCTGCAGCAACTGAACCTGCGTTTGAGCGACGAAGCGACCAACCTCACGCGCGCCCTTAAGGGCCAGAAGACCCAGGGTAACTGGGGCGAGTTGATTCTGGAGCGGGTGCTCGAGCACGCAGGTCTGGAGAAGGGGCGCGAGTACCAGACTCAGGTCAGTCTCAAAGGGCCAGACGGTGAGCGTTTTCAGCCGGATGTGCTGATTTATCTGCCGGGCGACAAGCAGGTGGTGGTCGACTCCAAGGTCAGCCTCACGGCCTATCAGCAGTATGTCGCGGCGGACGATGCGGCCATCGGCCAAGCCGCGCTCAAGCAGCACGTGCAATCGTTGCGCAATCACGTCAAGGGCTTGTCCGACAAGGACTATAAACGCCTGGACGGCCTGCACAGTCTGGATTTCGTCCTGCTGTTCGTGCCGATCGAGGCAGCGTTCTCGGCGGCTTTGCAGGCGGAGCCGAACCTGTTCCAGGAGGCATTCGATCGGCACATCGTGATTGTCAGCCCGACCACATTGCTGGCGACCTTGCGGGTGATCGACAGCCTGTGGAAACAGGAGCGCCAGAGCCAGAATGCGCGGGAAATTGCCGAGCGTGCTGGCTGGCTCTACGACAAGTTTGTGCTGTTCATCCAGGACCTGGACGAGGTGGGCAATCGCCTGCAGCAACTGGATAAAGCCTACAGCGCTGCCCGCAACAAACTGACCGAGGGCCGTGGCAACCTGGTCAGTCGCAGCGAGCAACTTAAATTGCTCGGTGCGCGAGCCAGCAAGAGCCTGCCAGCGGACCTGCTGGAGCGGGCGATGACCGATGTCGATGGCCTGGCCGAGCTGCCCGAATAG
- a CDS encoding OmpP1/FadL family transporter, which produces MKKVMLKTTLGLAVTLASTQIFAAGFAINEQSISGMGTGFAGRSSVADDASTIYGNPAGMSRLKREQVTGGVALLDAHTDISHASSSPNGGTNKGDMVPFIGVPMGFYVKPIDEHWAVGIGAYAPFGLVTDYENGFAGKYFGTKSDVKVLTLQPTVSYAFNDKVSIGFGPTFNRIEGKLESDLSITQAAPDGHVRIKGDDTAVGYNIGVLAQLTDSTRVGLTYHSKVKYKLEGNTKVNYGLLPLAGQSKDQKYDASLDLTTPESVDFSVTHALDDQWTLYAGSTWTRWSRLKEITVENSGVPGVLAGQFGEITEEQNWHDTWAHAIGASYQLNKEWVLRTGLSFDQAPTNNVDRSPRIPTGDRTIFSLGAGWSPTDDLTIDLAYSYLKEEAVKVNNSNDRGQSYNAKYENWANGFGVGATYRF; this is translated from the coding sequence ATGAAAAAAGTCATGCTCAAAACCACCCTTGGCCTCGCTGTTACCTTGGCATCCACCCAGATCTTCGCAGCTGGCTTTGCCATCAACGAACAAAGCATCAGCGGGATGGGTACAGGTTTCGCCGGGCGTTCTTCTGTCGCAGATGATGCAAGCACCATTTATGGCAACCCGGCCGGCATGTCGCGCCTCAAGCGTGAACAAGTCACTGGCGGGGTCGCCCTGCTCGATGCCCATACCGACATCAGCCATGCCAGCTCCAGCCCTAACGGCGGCACCAACAAAGGCGACATGGTGCCGTTCATCGGCGTACCCATGGGCTTCTACGTCAAGCCGATCGATGAGCATTGGGCTGTCGGTATTGGCGCATATGCACCCTTTGGCCTGGTGACCGACTACGAGAACGGTTTCGCCGGCAAATACTTTGGCACCAAGAGCGACGTTAAAGTCCTGACCTTGCAGCCAACCGTTTCCTACGCCTTCAACGACAAGGTCTCTATCGGTTTCGGCCCGACTTTTAACCGCATCGAAGGCAAACTCGAGTCGGACCTGTCGATTACCCAAGCGGCCCCGGATGGCCATGTACGCATCAAGGGTGACGACACCGCAGTGGGCTACAACATCGGCGTGCTGGCACAGCTGACCGACAGCACCCGTGTCGGCCTGACCTACCACTCGAAGGTCAAGTACAAGCTCGAAGGCAATACCAAGGTCAACTACGGCCTGCTGCCGCTGGCCGGCCAGAGCAAGGACCAGAAGTACGATGCATCCCTGGACCTGACCACCCCGGAATCCGTGGACTTCTCGGTCACGCACGCCCTCGATGACCAATGGACCCTGTATGCAGGCAGCACCTGGACCCGCTGGAGCCGTCTGAAAGAAATCACCGTCGAGAACAGCGGCGTGCCGGGCGTGTTGGCAGGTCAATTCGGCGAAATTACCGAAGAGCAGAACTGGCACGACACCTGGGCACACGCCATCGGTGCTTCGTACCAGCTGAACAAAGAGTGGGTATTGCGTACCGGCCTGTCGTTCGACCAGGCCCCGACCAATAACGTTGATCGCTCACCGCGCATCCCGACCGGCGACCGCACCATCTTCAGCCTGGGCGCTGGCTGGAGCCCGACCGATGACCTGACCATCGACCTGGCCTACTCCTACCTCAAGGAAGAAGCCGTCAAGGTCAACAACAGCAACGACCGTGGCCAAAGCTACAACGCCAAGTATGAAAACTGGGCGAACGGCTTCGGTGTTGGCGCGACCTACCGCTTCTGA
- a CDS encoding glutathione peroxidase: protein MPLRWLAVPALLSMFTGSVLAAECPPLLTGSLPKLHAKDSIDLCQRYAGKPLVVVNTASFCGFAPQFKSLEALYQRYKGQGLEVLGVPSNDFKQESGDNAETAKVCYVNYGVTFTMTEAQKVRGDGATHLFKMLAEQSSSPKWNFYKYVVDRKGNVIANFSSLTKPDNPEFIEAVEKALASQP, encoded by the coding sequence ATGCCGCTGCGCTGGCTTGCTGTTCCCGCTCTTTTGTCGATGTTCACAGGTTCCGTGCTGGCGGCTGAATGCCCGCCGCTACTGACCGGTTCCCTGCCCAAGTTACACGCCAAGGACAGCATTGACCTGTGCCAGCGCTATGCCGGCAAACCGCTGGTGGTGGTCAATACCGCCAGCTTCTGCGGCTTTGCCCCGCAATTTAAAAGCCTTGAAGCGCTGTATCAGCGCTATAAGGGCCAGGGGCTGGAGGTGCTCGGCGTACCGTCCAACGACTTCAAGCAGGAATCCGGGGATAACGCCGAGACCGCCAAGGTCTGCTATGTGAACTATGGCGTGACCTTCACCATGACCGAGGCCCAGAAGGTTCGCGGTGATGGCGCCACTCACTTGTTCAAGATGTTGGCGGAGCAGAGCAGTTCGCCGAAGTGGAATTTCTACAAGTACGTGGTCGACCGCAAAGGCAATGTGATTGCCAACTTCTCCAGCCTGACTAAGCCAGACAACCCCGAATTCATTGAGGCGGTCGAGAAGGCCCTGGCCTCCCAACCCTGA
- a CDS encoding MFS transporter, giving the protein MTSMWRTSGWVLLGSALILALSLGIRHGFGLFLPPMSAQFGWGREVFAFAIALQNLIWGLAQPFTGALADRFGAAKVVLVGGILYAVGLMFMGLADSPLSLSLSAGLLIGIGLSGTSFSVILGVVGRAVPPEKRSMAMGIASAAGSFGQFAMLPGTLGLIGWLGWSSALLVLGLLVAMIVPLVSMLKDTPLPTSGHEQTLGEALREACSHSGFWLLAFGFFVCGFQVVFIGVHLPAYLVDQHLPATVGTTVLALIGLFNIFGTYTAGWLGGRMSKPRLLTALYLLRAVVIGLFLWLPVTQTSAYLFGMAMGFLWLSTVPLTNGTVATLFGVRNLSMLGGIVFLFHQLGSFLGGWLGGVVYDRTGNYDLIWQVAILLSLLAAALNWPVRERPVARLQAQAGAV; this is encoded by the coding sequence ATGACATCGATGTGGCGTACCAGTGGATGGGTCTTGCTCGGGAGTGCGCTGATCCTGGCGTTGTCACTCGGTATCCGGCATGGCTTCGGCCTTTTCCTGCCGCCCATGAGCGCGCAGTTTGGCTGGGGACGTGAAGTCTTTGCCTTTGCCATTGCCTTGCAGAACCTGATCTGGGGTCTGGCGCAACCCTTTACCGGAGCGCTGGCCGATCGCTTTGGTGCGGCCAAGGTGGTGCTGGTGGGCGGCATTCTCTATGCGGTCGGCTTGATGTTCATGGGCCTGGCCGATTCACCGTTGTCCTTGTCGCTGAGTGCCGGGCTGTTGATCGGTATCGGTCTTTCCGGCACCTCGTTCTCGGTGATCCTCGGTGTGGTCGGGCGAGCCGTACCGCCGGAGAAGCGCAGCATGGCCATGGGCATTGCCAGTGCTGCCGGCTCCTTCGGACAGTTCGCCATGTTGCCGGGCACCCTGGGCCTGATCGGCTGGCTTGGCTGGTCCAGCGCGCTGTTGGTGCTGGGCCTGTTGGTGGCGATGATTGTGCCGCTGGTGAGCATGCTCAAGGACACCCCGCTGCCGACCTCTGGACATGAGCAAACGCTGGGTGAGGCGTTGCGCGAGGCCTGTTCCCACTCTGGTTTTTGGCTGCTGGCGTTCGGGTTTTTTGTGTGCGGGTTCCAGGTGGTGTTCATTGGTGTGCATCTACCGGCTTATCTGGTGGACCAGCACTTGCCGGCCACCGTCGGCACCACGGTGCTGGCGTTGATCGGTTTGTTCAACATTTTCGGCACCTACACCGCAGGCTGGCTCGGTGGACGCATGTCCAAGCCGCGTTTGTTGACGGCTCTGTACCTGTTGCGAGCGGTGGTGATCGGACTGTTCCTGTGGCTGCCGGTGACACAAACCAGCGCCTATTTGTTCGGCATGGCCATGGGCTTTCTCTGGCTGTCCACGGTGCCATTGACCAACGGTACGGTCGCTACGCTGTTCGGCGTCAGAAATCTCTCTATGCTGGGAGGAATCGTCTTCCTCTTCCATCAGTTGGGTTCTTTCCTCGGTGGCTGGTTGGGCGGCGTGGTGTATGACCGAACAGGAAACTATGACTTGATCTGGCAAGTGGCGATTCTTCTCAGTCTGCTGGCCGCGGCCCTCAACTGGCCTGTGCGCGAACGCCCGGTGGCGCGTCTGCAAGCCCAGGCGGGTGCCGTGTGA
- a CDS encoding MarR family winged helix-turn-helix transcriptional regulator: MIASQCLCINLRRAARGVSRYYDGALDGFGINVAQYSLLCNLQRLDQPSISTLAEAMGLDRSTLGRNLRVLEGEGLVRMDEGEDQRNRIVQLTPAGHERLAAALPAWEAAQQRLIDKLGAEKRATLLALLDELA, translated from the coding sequence ATGATTGCCTCTCAATGTTTGTGTATCAACCTGCGTCGCGCCGCACGTGGCGTCAGCAGGTATTACGACGGCGCCCTTGATGGCTTCGGGATCAACGTTGCCCAGTATTCTTTGCTGTGCAACTTGCAGCGCCTGGATCAGCCGAGCATTTCCACGCTGGCCGAGGCCATGGGCCTGGACCGCAGCACGCTGGGGCGCAACCTGCGGGTGCTGGAAGGCGAGGGGTTGGTACGCATGGATGAAGGTGAGGATCAGCGCAACCGCATCGTGCAACTGACGCCAGCCGGGCATGAGCGCCTGGCCGCGGCGTTGCCGGCCTGGGAAGCGGCGCAGCAACGCTTGATCGATAAATTGGGCGCCGAGAAGCGCGCAACCTTGTTGGCATTGCTGGACGAACTCGCCTGA
- a CDS encoding adenosylcobinamide-GDP ribazoletransferase: protein MLPLRIALQFLSSLPIRLPGMPAPEQMGRSLLFYPLVGLLFGGLLWALNALLAGSPVWLHAALLLTAWVMLSGGLHLDGLADSADAWLGGFGDRERTLTIMKDPRSGPIAVVTLMLVLLLKFTALLALIEQQATVGLILAPLLGRAALLGLFLNTPYVRAGGLGQALADHLPHQSAGWVLLASALACVLLGGWSGVLALMMATLTFFVLRRLMLQRLGGTTGDTAGALLELLEMTVLVVLALH, encoded by the coding sequence CTGCTGCCCTTGAGGATCGCCCTGCAATTTCTCAGCAGTCTGCCGATTCGTCTGCCTGGCATGCCTGCGCCTGAGCAGATGGGCCGATCGCTGCTGTTCTACCCGCTGGTGGGCCTGCTGTTCGGTGGGTTGTTGTGGGCGCTGAACGCTTTGCTGGCGGGCAGTCCCGTTTGGCTGCACGCGGCCCTGCTGCTGACGGCCTGGGTGATGCTCAGCGGCGGCTTGCATCTGGATGGCCTGGCGGACAGCGCGGACGCCTGGCTTGGCGGTTTTGGCGACCGCGAACGCACCCTGACCATCATGAAGGACCCGCGCAGCGGACCGATTGCGGTGGTCACGCTGATGCTGGTGTTGTTGCTCAAGTTCACCGCGTTGCTGGCGTTGATCGAGCAACAGGCAACGGTCGGCTTGATTCTCGCCCCGCTCCTCGGGAGGGCGGCTCTGCTCGGCCTGTTCCTCAATACGCCGTATGTACGGGCAGGAGGTCTGGGTCAGGCGCTGGCTGATCATTTGCCTCATCAGTCTGCGGGTTGGGTGTTGCTGGCCAGTGCCCTGGCCTGCGTGTTGTTGGGCGGCTGGAGCGGGGTGCTGGCGCTGATGATGGCGACGTTGACGTTCTTTGTCCTGCGCCGGCTGATGCTGCAACGCCTGGGTGGTACTACCGGCGACACCGCCGGAGCGTTGCTGGAACTGCTGGAAATGACTGTACTGGTGGTGTTGGCGTTGCACTGA